From one Vanacampus margaritifer isolate UIUO_Vmar chromosome 12, RoL_Vmar_1.0, whole genome shotgun sequence genomic stretch:
- the map10 gene encoding microtubule-associated protein 10, translating to MLAGIFDVFVVVCCTHVATIMSEQPGGNPKQATLFSFELLVEYIRIDSEKKVSDELAVGIRLLDFPTLLIYPPELRGDDTVQHQQHDNNKRWVYRFNRGKSCFFEMNLDSLHMRLNNTPLYVMILDLSDEIPKLLGTSLISLAAIMNRIRHDSVEHDVASCSSYGERGVVCVKNLAEEPVGVISLSYKLLTVGVSLPPHVTKNMPVYREQCAQEVVMKKQSNKKILSGCMRIQLSTQDNLDDVDKQAVSTQTEYDPISQIPHTVQGRKTGFDEDPTVFCPPHLYYYNSGKEKHETQGNEYRLVKPDSTIVTHKETFSENESENSSTDQALENAPKISASVTPTVLEEALRPLPLLNALFVELSQLNAHNLHQQPMLNHPNLAWIYKTASAEALDKQGSTSRTRPGQENKVSHSFHPKHLHSPSPKNVKAEPQGPMQNNQSEPVIESKAYRKKLVYGTTKTYNLRRQKNCTVVKYRDCMASHTANETRTSTSKGKKTARINTSIPEENMKKTQNKEVVSAVQDTAKQKHEDGSKLESPKETPSVSLPCVNDDDDDDAKSNNQNVKLDSCSRHSSRRSSFSDSGKEEEYADDFNSFEASDADTASSPEPAHSKPPFLRGFHASDSDSEPVKERPLLPAPIRGHSPVQRVLRGTHLIRPRTRDSALSFSSDEDGSASMQMVRSKKQEEEEDSGATSPREQKSESSSLVWRGSSESVLPDPLEARELEDDLGSLDFRQEYHHISDLVAFKLPGYTM from the coding sequence ATGCTAGCTGGAATTTtcgatgtttttgttgttgtgtgttgtACCCACGTCGCTACAATAATGTCAGAACAACCGGGTGGTAACCCGAAACAAGCGACTCTTTTTTCATTTGAGCTTTTAGTGGAATATATTCGTATTGACAGTGAAAAGAAAGTCTCCGACGAGCTCGCTGTTGGAATACGACTGCTGGATTTCCCAACGCTGCTCATTTATCCGCCTGAACTGAGAGGAGATGATACAGTTCAGCACCAACAGCACGACAATAACAAGCGATGGGTATATCGGTTTAACAGAGGAAAGTCGTGCTTCTTCGAAATGAATCTAGACTCTCTGCATATGCGACTCAACAACACCCCTCTTTATGTTATGATTTTAGATTTGAGCGACGAGATACCCAAATTATTAGGGACGTCCCTCATTTCGTTGGCTGCTATCATGAACAGAATTAGACATGACTCTGTTGAACACGATGTTGCTAGTTGCTCATCATATGGAGAGAGGGGggttgtgtgtgtaaaaaaccTTGCAGAGGAGCCGGTTGGAGTTATTTCTCTAAGTTATAAACTCCTAACTGTAGGAGTCAGTCTACCACCCCATGTGACAAAAAATATGCCTGTCTACAGGGAACAGTGTGCTCAAGAGGTCGTCATGAAGAagcagtcaaataaaaaaatactttcggGCTGTATGAGAATTCAGTTGTCCACGCAGGACAATCTTGATGATGTGGATAAACAAGCTGTGTCCACTCAGACTGAATATGACCCAATAAGCCAAATTCCTCACACAGTCCAAGGACGTAAGACGGGCTTTGATGAGGACCCAACTGTGTTTTGTCCCCCACATCTTTACTATTACAATTCTGGCAAGGAAAAACATGAAACCCAAGGAAACGAGTACAGGTTAGTAAAACCTGACTCAACAATTGTAACACACAAAGAAACGTTCTCcgaaaatgaaagtgaaaattcCTCAACAGACCAGGCATTGGAAAATGCacctaaaatatcagcaagtgTCACTCCAACTGTCCTTGAGGAAGCTCTGAGACCGCTACCTCTACTTAATGCTCTTTTTGTTGAACTGTCACAGTTAAATGCCCACAACTTGCACCAGCAGCCTATGTTGAATCATCCAAACTTGGCTTGGATTTATAAAACAGCTTCTGCCGAGGCTTTAGATAAACAAGGGAGCACATCAAGGACAAGACCAGGGCAAGAAAACAAGGTGAGCCACAGTTTTCATCCAAAACATTTGCATTCCCCTTCTCCAAAAAATGTTAAGGCTGAACCTCAAGGACCCATGCAAAACAACCAAAGTGAGCCTGTAATTGAGAGTAAAGCATACAGGAAAAAGCTAGTGTATGGAACAACAAAGACTTACAATCTAAGGCGGCAGAAAAACTGCACTGTGGTGAAATATCGGGACTGCATGGCATCACACACGGCCAATGAAACACGAACAAGTACAAGTAAGGGGAAGAAAACAGCTAGGATCAATACTTCAATTCCTGAAGAAAATATGAAGAAGACACAAAACAAGGAAGTGGTCTCTGCAGTGCAGGATACAGCAAAGCAAAAACATGAAGACGGATCGAAGTTGGAAAGTCCTAAAGAAACTCCATCTGTCTCCCTCCCTTGTGtcaacgacgacgacgatgatgacgccAAGAGCAACAACCAAAATGTGAAACTGGACTCTTGTAGTAGACACAGCAGCCGCAGGTCTTCATTTTCAGACTCTGGCAAGGAAGAAGAATACGCAGATGACTTTAACAGTTTCGAGGCCAGTGATGCAGACACCGCCAGTAGTCCAGAGCCAGCCCATTCTAAGCCTCCTTTTCTCCGTGGATTCCACGCTTCAGATTCGGACTCGGAACCCGTGAAGGAGAGACCCCTCCTCCCTGCACCCATTCGAGGCCACAGCCCCGTACAGCGTGTTTTGAGAGGCACACACCTCATCCGGCCTCGAACACGAGACTCTGCACTCAGCTTCTCTTCTGATGAGGATGGATCAGCCTCCATGCAAATGGTACGCTCCAAGAaacaggaagaggaggaggattcTGGAGCTACGTCTCCAAGGGAACAAAAGAGTGAGAGCAGCAGTCTCGTTTGGCGAGGTTCTTCAGAATCTGTGCTCCCTGATCCACTGGAGGCTCGGGAACTAGAAGACGACCTTGGATCGCTGGACTTCAGACAAGAGTATCATCATATATCTGATCTTGTGGCATTCAAGCTCCCTGGTTACACAATGTAA